In Lathyrus oleraceus cultivar Zhongwan6 chromosome 2, CAAS_Psat_ZW6_1.0, whole genome shotgun sequence, the DNA window TTCCTTGGAAATGCAATTCTTCTTACCCATTTCTGCTTTCCCTTAAGGACAAATTGCTCCCCAAGCCTTGACGATCTTCTTGACTAATTCTGGATCTTCAACCCCTTCATACAAGACAAAACCTTCTACACCTTTGAGGTCAGGCGTATCTACCATGGGGTATCCCAACTGTCGTAGTGCCAACCTCAGATTGTAATTGATTCCGCCTTtcgtaccaagaagaggtacattagggAAATCACCACAGCTGAGGATGAGCTTGACGCTGTCGTAGATTTAAGAATACCAGGAGATGTCCTCGGTGTTCAAGGACATGATCCACTGGGACCATTTCAAGTTGTCTTTGTTTTCAGCGAAAGGGCATTTGCTGGGTAGATGTGAAATAAACCATCTATACAGCAAAGGAGTACAACAAACGATGGTTCCTTTCTTCTTCTGGGTCCTTACATGGATGGAGTAATAAGTATCAGCAAGAAGAGTGGGAATAGGATTCTGAGTTAGAAAGATATGAATAGCGGCCAGATCCACGAATTCTTCCATGTTCGGAAACAGTACGATCCCATAGATTAGTAGAGCTAGACTGGCGTTGAAGGTCGTCCAACTCCCATCTTCGGCGAAGGTAATAGCTTTATCTACTAGAAACTTTGAGGTGAAGCCATGAATTCCACCCTTAGGTTTCAAGTTCAGCTCCACTTCCTTCTTCCCTATGTTGAGAGCTTCAACAAGGACTTGATATTTAAGGATTTCCTTAGTGCGCACATAAGGAACTTGGTTCTTGATCCTAATACCCAGAATATGTGAATACTCTTCCAATGTGGGTGCCAATTGGTAATATTGGAATGTAAAGCATCTCAGCGGAAgatcatagaattgcaccagGGTGTGCACAACAGTGGTATTGACTTCGGTGGTCAGGATTCCCAGAAGGTTTCCATAAGACGTCTTGAAGTCATCTTTGTTTCCAAGATCTAGACGTGCCCCTAGTCCTCTCAAGACAGTCAGTTGAGGTTCTACGAACTTGTAATTGTGAATGTTTTTCCTGTCAGG includes these proteins:
- the LOC127123016 gene encoding uncharacterized protein LOC127123016, with product MNPDRKNIHNYKFVEPQLTVLRGLGARLDLGNKDDFKTSYGNLLGILTTEVNTTVVHTLVQFYDLPLRCFTFQYYQLAPTLEEYSHILGIRIKNQVPYVRTKEILKYQVLVEALNIGKKEVELNLKPKGGIHGFTSKFLVDKAITFAEDGSWTTFNASLALLIYGIVLFPNMEEFVDLAAIHIFLTQNPIPTLLADTYYSIHVRTQKKKGTIVCCTPLLYRWFISHLPSKCPFAENKDNLKWSQWIMSLNTEDISWYS